A segment of the Trifolium pratense cultivar HEN17-A07 linkage group LG7, ARS_RC_1.1, whole genome shotgun sequence genome:
AGTGTAAGCAGGAACATCATATTGTAGTTGTCTAGCATGAGTCAAAAAATAAGTGTTGGAAATGTCGTTGCTTCCTTGAACCACAAGAAAAACACTATTGGCTAAGATGAATTTTGTTCTATCCTCTCCAACAAGTCCTTTTAGCTTTCCTATGTATTCTTTGAACATATCTATTTGATCTGACAATGATATAGCTGCCTGGTTATATAATGTGATACAATATGACCAAAGTTAGAAAGTgttagacaaaaataaaaataaaaataataaatatttaggagataaattaagaaaattaattcaTGGAAATCAAAATATGCGTGCTTACCGCAATTTTGGATGTGAGAGGATCATATCCGGAACCACCGGATGCAAAGCAAACGCCGGTGATGAGATCGCTTGGCTGGATATTTGGATCCAAATACGCAGGCAGAAGTTCCTTAATGCCCAATATTTCAACTATATGTATcgtaacaaaaaagaaaacgaagttaattttttttcttttgaagaagttaaattagtccATCAAAATTGACACAAGAGATAATTGAACTTGAAATCTTagggaggagcacactcccaagTCTCAAGCCAATGAAGTTAATTGATATGAAttcttttgataaaaaaaatgcaatgaaTTACTAGTGTTAAAATTTTTCAACTATCATCTGGTTTATTTTACAACTTATTGTAATTAGAATCTTTGATATCTCGGTGAATCTACCAAAATATCTTTGTACTTTCAGCGATTTGGATTGACTATGGAACTAATATTGAATTAGATTGATTATGATGGTTATCATTTTTCTAGAAATATTTATGTTGACATTTTATAACCAAATTAACTAATCATAGAGTTTGACCAGTCCAACCCTAAGCCACTTAAGTCCTTGATTTAAGATGGTGACTATTATTCTTTTCACTATTTAAAATACCTTTTACTATtagaaaaaaagacaaaaacttaaaataattgCACTTAAATTTGTCTTAGATTTCACTCAAGTACTCTTAGGTTGTCCATGTGTAGAATATGTAACACAaatcataattttaaattatagtcGGTATTACAACTACAATCGCAATGTAACAGTTTTAAAAATCTACATTACAACTGCAGTTGTCGCCGCATCAGCCACATTTGTACATATTTTACTATGATGTAAATATTTACAATGCAAGAATATCAACCACAATTTAAGACCATGACACACTCACACACAAACAATGTAGTCCAATGTTTTGAAGAATTATAAGTGTTTCTACACAAAGGATTAATTATATTCCTCCTATGGTATGATGAAACTTGTGTATGTTAGACTTGACCTTAATTAAGACATATATTTTATGACATACATACCTATAAGGTCTGATGGAACTTTTCCATTGCCAAAGCGACCAGTTGGAACACCTCCATTGAAATCTTTTCCATATGGAGGAAAATTGCACCTAGCAAATGTTTtcatgttattgttgttgttaccTGTATCCATGATAGAATCTCCAAACACAAACACAGCTGGAAATGTAACATTTGGTGGTAGTTCTAATGTTGCCACGATACAAGAAACTCCCAATAATAATATTAAGCATAACAACATTAAGGTACACATTGAAGAAGCTAGGAACACCAATAGCTACTTCTTGCAAATGTTCCTTCTTCCTTCCCTTTTCAGCTGAATTTAAGTTACAAATTAATATCATATTCATTTATTGCTTGCTAGAAATGTCTTCATCTAACTTCTGACTGCACGAACTATGTTGTCAGTTTTTTCATAATCGAATTTTCCCCCATAGTTGTTGATTAAGTTTTATGTATTCTGCATATGCCACGTTAATATAATACAAATATTAGttctcgtgagcttagctcgATGGATAGAGACATTGCACTTTATATGAAAGGCTGGGATTCGAACCTCGAAGATCTCGCTTATCCACTTTAAAGTTTCTAACACATTAGactacctgacaaaaaaaatcaatttgtagGTAATATAAGTTTGGTCATCTAAATAAGAGTTTATTCTTGCATCAATTATATACGTACATACATACATTTGGGAAAGGTATATTAATTGCTTGTCAAACAAACATTTCCTTCAAAAGAACAAACATTTCCTTTATGTGCATCACACGCAGAGAATAAAACATGATGAGGAAGAGTGTAATACCATATGTGGTAAATTGGCAAGACACAAAACATACTTACCAAGTTTCTGTTTGGCAAAACATAATAAATGACTCAGAAAATAACTTATAGCGGATGAACTaataacttataaattataaactaacttataatttataccGGATAATTTAGTCGATTGAATTTATAGTGTGCggtaaaaaaatcgaaaattccaTTGTTGTGGGACTGGATTGAGCTAATCCTTTTTGTCAAGTCTCTGTCTCTCTGCCTGGAAATAAATTGCAAATTCTACTTTATGACAATTTGAAAAATAGTATTGATAGTAAACAATAGCTGACATGTATATTTAAGAGATACAGCATTTCACCAAACAATCAGAACatttaatatgatttttgatgtttttttctaccaattcaatttttttatttttcttatatagacCAATATTAGTAGTTAGTGGTtatgttagattttttttttttacagtgtCCCgggacctataacgtactacccaaatctcTCATTACTAGACCAAAGCTAGTGGCTCGGTTATGTTAGAACttttgtttaaaacttttttttgatgtattttaACTTATCAACCGTAATGAGTTGATAACCGAACTATCTACGTCACATGTGCATATTTGGATTGGAAGTGACTTGATGGAATCGCTGTGAGTGTGCAATTATAGTTTTGTCAAATTCTCCAATTCAATAATGCACTGTGATTATTGTAGTTGGAATAGCTATAGAAAATGGagtgaaaataagaaatttatAGCATTTGTTGTTTTCACTTCAAAAATTGATTGTTTAGTGAATTGATACTAGGAAGCAATATTGACTTAAATTTTTGAAACAATGTCTCTTGTTTAAATCTTATGGATGGAAACTATATATGTAATTGATGAGGAAATCTCATTAAAGGTGGTTAATTAAATTTTCGAAAGAGATTAGTCATGCACAATATTGTGTCAAGTGTGAGGTGATTTAAGTCACACATTACTTAGAATAGTTGAGGTTTTaacccataaacctaatgcTTTAAGGTTTTTGGTAAAAGTGTAGTATCTAACTCACTTGTATAGTTGTTCtgagcccaatgtggatgatcatTTGGCTTCTCTCTTtgtgacccaacagtggtatcagggTCGATGATTCGACAAAGAATTTGATCGGCTctttgtatcgaaagtcttcctgatcGAGGTGGTCAGACGGCGTGTCCCGTTGAGTGCAGCGGCAACGGCGGTGCAAGTGTATGGATGAAGAAGTTTCCGCTTGAGGGTggggggagattgttgtggcaagtgcgacgtgagttaagtctcacgtTTCTTGGAAAATTGGAGGTTGAtcattttataagtgagatgatacATAAAACTAATGTCTTAAGTTTTTTGGATAAAAGTATGGTGTCCAACTCACATATATAATTGTTCTGAGTCTAATGTGGATGATTCACCGACGGCCCCTCCTGACCTAACAAAAGTCAATGAATACTTGGCAATTACATGATTAGCATCATTCCCCATACTTTCCCCCTTTCATCATATTTAAAAATGTTGTAATGAAGTTAAAATTCAAATCATGCATCTAGTCTCAAACTTCTATCCTCTTTTGACAAAGAATAACTTGATGATCAATTATGTAATACAATGTTAGGCTGTGAAAGTTGTGAAAGTTGTGAAAGCAACGAGTACATTTTCATCCAAAAGAAACgcgcataataaaaaaatttgataagaCGAAGCGCATCTAGACTTTAAGCGACAAAGTCGTCTTCATCTTTTGCTTATATCTCcttatcatattaaaaaaagaaaaatatacaaaacCTCAGGGGACATAAACCTTAACCTAGTAGTGAGTCCAAGGACaatgaaataaaacaaacaaacttctaaataattttttttttaaaaaaaaataaatttaattaaagatgtaaattttacaaaaatgcAAACTATTAAAACTATACATAAAAAAGACATAGTTTTAGTTGTGGGGAAGAAAAAATCAACTTAATTCTTCATatttctttctatatatatatatatatatataggagggttatattgactaaaagctactccaaatcatggcctttaattttaatttcaattaatggctaagattgattgatcataaaacacaaagtgagacttatttttttattgtattggaaaattatcaaaacataccTTAAATAGAAGAGAATGAATCAATTATAATAATCAATTGAGACTTATTTTTTGATCACATGGGAAAACAAGGATTCCACACACTCTGATATGGTGTAACACTAATCGTTTGACAATCCTGTTTCttttcatacaattttttacgatatgcttcttttcttttcaattttacaagtgtaccattttttttgtgttgtatgctttttttgttacaatattcTCTTTGCTCgtacttttcttttcttattattagttcaatattttttgttttcttttttttacaaatttgaacaataggttaatttaataatttaatttgtaatgattttgttgaagaaacaaACAGGTTTTTAGTAATGGATGTCAATGTTTTTGAAGAGATTTCATGTAATATGCAAGTAGAAGTGGAAAAAAAAAGGGAGGATCTTGTTTTGAcaattaatgattataattaattGATTCTCTTCAATTTGAAGAATGTTTTGATAATGTTTATTTTCCAGTGtgataaaaatataagtctcatccaactaattattatgaatcaatcttagccattaattgaaattaaaaacaaaggtcatgatttggagtagcttttataacttactcttggagtcaatataactttctaattttttatattccACCACTTAATGGAGTAACCACTTTTACACAATAGGAAAGAGTACCCCTTCTAATAATTGTCTGTCCCAAAATGAGCTAATGAAAAATGATGAACAAAAGCATTTCATCTTGAAATTCCTACGAACCACAACTTCTTTCACCGACACCTCTCCCTCTATCAATGCTGAAATTTGGTCCTATCTCCTTTTAGCTTTAATATATACTACTAGTAGAATGATTTGTATTCAAGTCACTTTCCCACAACCACCTTggtctatatatttttagaaaggGTCATAATAACATTTGTTCTAAggtatgttaaaaaaaatgcatgatGAAATGATCATTTCAGATTTTCC
Coding sequences within it:
- the LOC123898432 gene encoding GDSL esterase/lipase EXL3-like encodes the protein MCTLMLLCLILLLGVSCIVATLELPPNVTFPAVFVFGDSIMDTGNNNNNMKTFARCNFPPYGKDFNGGVPTGRFGNGKVPSDLIVEILGIKELLPAYLDPNIQPSDLITGVCFASGGSGYDPLTSKIAAAISLSDQIDMFKEYIGKLKGLVGEDRTKFILANSVFLVVQGSNDISNTYFLTHARQLQYDVPAYTDLMLNSASNFLKEIYELGARRIGVFSAPPIGCVPFQKTILGGVERKCAEKYNDVSKLFNTKLSMELDSLNHNLPNSRMVYLDVYNPLLDIIVNYQNYGYKVGDKGCCGTGEVEAAILCNQFAPPCEDVRDYVFWDSFHPSQSVYNKLVDPLLQKYMHQFF